The nucleotide sequence actggcagctctttcAGGGGTTCcgggtttaatttccagcaacgATGTATGAAGGGACCTGATACTCTCTTCTGTTATGCAGGTGTATATAGGTGCATGTTCCTGTAGGTGCTAGCACATGTCTACATGAAGGCTGGAAGTCAACGTCACGTGTAGTTCCTTGGGAGTCATCAACCATGCTTTCTGAGACAGTCTGTCATTGGCCTGCAGATCACCAATTAGGTTAAGCTATGTAAGCAAGTGAGCAGCTTCTGCTTCTTCAATATCAAGCTTACAAGTGTGTGCCTTGCTTTCAtatgtgggttctagagatgaAACCTGGGTTGCTGTAGTTACAAGGCAACTTcaccaactgagctgtctccttaGCCGGCCGTTAATAACTTGGTTCCTGAAATTTGGGGAGCTGAAATGTATGGCACATTTCCACATATCCGTTAAGCCACCTTATTTACTCTGTAGCTATTATAAGCTTGCATCTTGCTAAAGTTCTAATAAATGGCCAAAAAGAGTAAACATGTTGGCAGGCTGTTCATTCGCAAGTGTAAGAGATGAGTGAGTACCGTGGTGCTGGGGCCACTGCTGCCTGGATCAGATCCTACTGCTTGCCCCAGTGTCCGCCCACAGCACACTCCCAGGTCCTTTGCCTTCCTGGTCCAGGCCAGCAAGCCACAAGGATCAGCTGACTGTCAATCTTCTCGTGGAGGACAGACCCTTCCAGAATAAGATCCCAGTTGTTTGGGTTGGCACTGTTGACGTGGCCTGTGACatcagtatcttcaggacttggcTGGTGAACGTATTTCTTGGATCTGAGCATGAAGTGCTTGtagttcttttctattttaaatactAACTTCCTGTCTTACATACTgttagaaaacatttttctcaTTCAGTAGGCTGTCTCTTCACTTTGTTGTTGATTTCCTTTGGTGTataaaagcttttcaatttcatgcaATCATATTTGTCAGTTTGGGGGAATATTTCTTATATTGGGTTAGTTCTCTGAAAGTCCTTGCCTATGTTTTAACTGTTTCCCTTAGATGtaggcttatttttttaaaaaaaaaaaaaatctgctttacTTAGGGTTCTTAACACTTCTACCTCCATTCTAACCCACTGACCActaccagaggtaggggagaaagaaggttgtTAGGAGAAGGaggttgtagacctttttagatgTAGCTCCTTGGGGGATTCCACTCTGCtatgtcaggataccagcagtccagtccaacaGCAAAAACCAACACAGCAACACAAATCAGCAGTGGCAGCAGGATccagcagaaacagcaaaaacTCCGAATCAGCCCGAGTCAGCAGACTCAGCCAGCGTGCCAGGAGGtctctggaacgtttctctctCCGTGAAGTGTCAAAGAATGATGACCAGCAAAGCGATGTAAACCATTGCAAAGTATAGCAATCCCAACAGAGTGTTCTCTCCTGTCCATAGGTTTCTATgtgtctcctctcctcagagtccacccatggatgttttcAGCGGGCCAAAATCTTCTTATCGTTATACCCACTGTTCCACGTAGCTCCGCACACTCCACCCAGTGCTTCAATCCGCTgctggtggagcctctcagaggacagctgggctaggctcctgtctgcaggcatagcagagcACCATTAATAATGCCGGGGGTTGGCTCTCAGATTGGGACAGGCATTGGTTGCACAATCTCAGCTCCTTCTTTATTGCTGTGCATCTTGTAGGCaagataaattttgggtcaaagtttctgTGGTgaattggtgttcccctccctccactaggagttgtgtctagttagaaggtgtcctcttcactGGCTGTGACCCCTGTTACTAGGAGGCTCAGCTGGAGTCAtaccatatcctcccagaagcctaccctgccTGGGGTCTCCAGCTAGTCATAGAGATGCCCGGCCCACAGTGTCTCTTCTCTCCAGAGGCTCTCTGTACGCTCATTCCAGCTCACCCCAAGACTGGtctcaccctcatttctctccgcactctctctcccatctggtttcctcccttcatccacttctggtgtctattctatttccccttctgagtgagatttaagcatcctcccttgggtcctccttgttacttatcttctttggatctgtgaattgtagtatgtctatcctgtactatatggctaaagtccacttagaagtgagcacataccagttgtgtctttctgggtgtaggttacctcactcaggatatgaTGTAGGTGGTTGTAACTGTGTGATCTTTCTTCATATTTTAGTCCATTAGTTTATAGAAAACTACAGAATGAACAGAAATACACTgcaaggtattttatgttttaaatgtacTATTTTCCCCCTGAATGTTAAATAAATTTGGTCATGAAGTAAACTGACAATAGatagcagattttttttaaagtagtggacacagtggctcacagttgtaatcacagcactctgggaggcaaaggcaggtggatctctgtgagttggaggccagcctggtctacaaagtgagtctaggacagccaaggctacacagagaaactctgtctcaaaaacaaaaaaagtatttatACTTTATTACAAGACTAAGATCTGAGACGGTGAAACCTAAAGAGAGCCATAACAGTCATTTGACTTTATGTAGATTTGAGCAAAGGGTTGCATTAAATCTCTGGAGCAAGGAGATGGTGGGCTATGGATGGGCATGGAGAATGTGTACAGTAAGCATCGCCATGCAGATAGATGTCCAGGTAACAGGCCTTTGGTCATGTCTCTCTGAGCCACAGCAGACCCTCGCTGAGCAGGGTGGAGGCAGCAGGTAAAAGGCACCTGTCTCCGCCTTCCTAATTCAGAGGCATGTGAGGTAGACGGCCATAGGAAtgatttggctaaggctgaggatctggcttgcttccatgtatgtggacctatctgcattgcccccgtggcacgcctgggttggctacccagaggctatttaagctgtgggctggctttccccggggtccgaggattgttcaatgttcctgaataaactgcattgaaaataaataaataaataaataaataaattttaaaaaacatttgcaTAGagaggggacttggagaggggcatgggagtagatgagggagagagagggtgggattgggaaggaatgagggagggggctacagctgggatacaaattgaataaactgtaattaatataaaaataaaaattcaattaaaaaaatgaatattaaaaaataaaaatattaatcacaggttatttaatttgtatcccagccatagccccctccctcattccctcccaatcccaccctacctccctcatatcctccctgcccctttccaagtcccccgctagattaatataaaaaaataaaaattaataaaaaaaagaaataaaaaataatgtacttAAAAAAGATACTGTCACATAGgtataaaatcataaaataaaagaatcagccactgaaagcttaaaaaataaaaaataatagaataatttTGTTTACTGTTATTTCGAGCTATCAGCCCCAATAGTTAAATCCAGTTAATGAACTCTGTTTAtataatcacacacacagacagacagacagacacacacacacacacacacacacctattttaTTGGCTCTGTCTAGTAAGGAGCCCTATCTAATTCAAATAGATACCAGAAATTGAAATACAGCTATCATGCATTAGCATCCCTCACCTTTTCTCATTTATTAGGTTTCTCACCTCATTTCCTAGATTGGCAATCACATTGCAGTGGCAatttttacatatgtgtatatgtatgtgtgtgtgtgtgtgtgtgtgtgtgtgtgtgtgtgtgaagccatatgattttatatatttgtaaacaATCTAGAaactacaaatgaaaaaaatctatatttgtctttctatgacTATAATTCACTTAGCGTGGTTAGCTCATGTTGCATCTAGTTGGCCCTAAAACAACATAACTTGAGTCTTCTAACAGATAAAAAGTTTCCATTGTATGCATCTGCCATGTTTTCCTTGTCCGTTCCTCTGTGTGGATGCTGGCTGGCTCCACGGCCCTGCTGCTCTGGACAATGTTACAATAAGCTAGTGTTCACATAGCCCCTAGCAGCGGGGAACACATGGGTCATATGCtacatctgtttttcttttgagaaacctACATTGCTGACTTCCATAATGGCTAGCCAACTTTTTATTCCGGCATGTGGGCTTGTTCTGAGCTAGTCTCAAGCTTAAAGTGCATAAAATTCTCCAGATAGAGTCTCTGAGAGGCTGCTTCATTTTTTGAAGGCAGGTAACTGTACTCAATCAAACATGGTCAGGTCCACCTCCTGAATCAGTTGGTCAGGCCaacccagagctctgagaagacTGCTCCGTTTGACTCATTTTGTAAATAATGGCCAGCAGCATTTTCAGTGCGATGGCTTCACTATTGTCAGAGCAGTGGACCATCAATAGCAACAACAATGTCACCACAATCACATGTGATGGGCGAGTGGCAAaagccttcttccttccttcgtcACACTTTATCTGATGTGCTGTGACCAGGATCTGGGCATAGGATGTCATCACCACAGAGAAGGGGACCAGCAACATTACAGCACAGCAGGCGCACATCACCATTTCATACACGGCTTTGTCATCAACGGATGCAGCTTGGCTTTTGTCCAACAGCAGGGAGTCAACGCCTGGCACCACACAGAGAATGTGGTTTTGATGACTGGGTCCACTCTAAATATTTTCCCCAGCCCTTAATTTACTAGAACAGAAATTATAGTAGATTGTCTCCAAAAAGGATCACAAACGTAAAGCTGAGTTATAAGTTTTTCACATTTTTTGtatccagtaaaaaaaaaacaaacaaaaaaaaaaaaactccagtcctgtggagaaaacaaacaaacaaaaacatgttgtATCGAACATTTCTCTGGAAGTGGAAAGAAGGTGGCATTATCCCCCTGGTCACTAGCATCTACACCAAGAGTCCAAGAATCCCAGTGATTTAGAGAAGACCCTAGGGCACAATTGTAGAAATTGCTCTTATatgagctattttttttctcaattatcTGCTGCTACGTACCCTAATATAATGAGTAAGAAATACAATAGAACTCTGCTCTGTAGTAATTTGGTTTTTGAATTGCCATattaatgtgtttttctttcaacCTTCAGCTTTAGATAAAGGAGAATTTGTCTTCAATTGCTATTCTAGAAAGAGATGTGTGGATTTTATAAACTCCATTgttaagtatctgtaggtgttCCCTGTGGAGCCCTATGATCCATTATTGTCATTTAAATGTTGACACTCACAAGAGTCTCAAACTCTCTCATTGGATAGACTAAACAACGTCATTAAGTTCACAGGTTCTTATAAGGTCACTGAGGGCTGATGTGTAATGTTAACTCTGGGATGCCCATGTACATGAACTGTAATGAGAGAACTCTAAAAGTGAATTATGGCCAATGGAAACAGAGAAGGAGAAAACTAGTGACACTGATGGGACCCTAGCATCATTTATACATGAAATGCTGTCTCAGGTTCTTATCTCCCAACGTAAACGCTGCTGACGCCATCAATTCATGGAACTGGCTTTTGAAATTGCTGCAGCGTTGTCCACATCATTCTTGCTTTATCCCAGACAGGCAAAGGTGTTTAAGCTTCTGGTCATTATTTCCTTTCCACACTGCAGGTCCCTCGGTGTCTTGCTATCACCCTCCTCAAAGCCCCTGCCACGTCTCTGTTCCTCAGACTGTAAATAACAGGGTTTAGCAAGGGGGTGAGGATAGTGTAAAAGGCTGAGAAGATTTTGTCTTTCAGTGGGGTGTGGTATGATTGGGGGAGCATATAGGTGTACAAGGCAGCCCCATAAAACAAGGTCACCACAGTCACATGTGATGAGCAAGTGGCAAaagccttcttccttccttcgtcAGACTTTATCTGATGTACTGTGACCAGGATCTGGGCATAGGATGTCATCACCACAGAGAAGGGGACCAGCAACATTACCACACAGCAGATGTACATCACCATTTCATAGGCGGCTTTGTCCCCACAGGCCAGCCTCAGCATTGTGGGAGCCTCGCAGAAAAAGTGGTTGATCTTGTGGGACGCACAGAATGGCAGACTCATGGTGATAGGGGTGAGGAGAAAACTGTCCAAAGCTCCGCCAAACCAAGAGCTGGCCAAAATAAGCCAGCAGACCCTCCGACTCATGAGGACAGGGTAGCGGAGTGGATTGCAGATGGCCAcgtagcggtcataggccataaGTCCCAGCAGGAAGAACTCGGCCCCTACAAAGCCCATGTAGAGAAAGTACTGGGCGGTACAGGCAATAAAGGAGATGGTACCTTTGCCCACAATGTAATCAATCAGTATCTTAGGCACAATAGTGGAAATGTACATCATGTCAATGAAGGAGAGGTGGCTGAGGAGGAAGTACATGGGGGTGTGCAGCTGAGGATCTATGTGAATGAGAACGATCATGACCCCATTAGCCACTATGGCCATGAAGAACGTGGCACATATAACACTGAAAAGGAAGCCTGGGGCTTTGCTGTGAGTAAAGAGCCCCACAAAGGTGAAGTCACTGGGAAAGGTTTTGTTTCCATCCATATGTTTGCATCTGAGCTGGAAGCATAAAGAGAGAAGCAGGAGTTACTGAAAATTACAAAGGTAAGAGGAATCATTACAAATGTATGACTGAGACCCTTCAATTAAACTCATTTGTCTAATGTCAAGCACTTTCTCAGAAGTCAATTGCAGCTTTTCTTTTGTTCGTTTCTTCTTGTTGAAGAGTAATCTGAAAGTCAGGGTCCTATGGCCTGAAATTGAGAGGATATTTGATAAACAGTAGTTGATTCAATAAAGTTTGGTTATTATTGCATAGTATGTGGGCCTTAtagagacttctttttttttgcattacaGTCCAATTGCTTAAAATGTATATCCAACAGCAAAATAATTAGTATTCTAAATCAATTTTATACaaccaaataatcaaaacaatatttGATCAGATTGTGaattttctttccaattttaaaCTTTGCCACATCTCAGGCTGGAGATAAGTTTGGCTCAGCAGATAGGATGCTCAAAGCCAAGTTTCATGACCCGATTCTGCGTTCCAGGAAtcatgatggaaggagagtaCTGGCTCCTGCAAGCCATCTCCTGATGTCCACATGCGTGCCATGATACCTCCATGCATGACagataaataaacataataatacttttaaaagaaatataaaaacttGCCAATTCCACTAGAAATAACCACGTAACTATAGACTCTGCTGAACACTACGATTGGCTGCAGTGAACGGGATAATAACATCACTCATCATTGACCATGGCTGCTAGTCAATTTCTCATTGATGTTCTGCCACATCCTGTCTATGCAGTGCAGGAACTTTGGCGACACTTCTGTAGACATCATGTGTTTTAATATCTCCTtggaagagaaacactgaaagcaGTAGCAGAGGAGGGAAATGTGTTTGGACGGTGCTAGTAAGAGCTACGGGGACAcaaaagaggatggacacaaAACCACTATTAGTAGATCTGAGTGGGCTTTTGTTACCGAATAAAAGGCAGATCCTGTAAAGCGTAACAGAGCTCAGGCCATTGCAGAAACAAATATCAAGTCAGGAAGACGACTGTCTGTGAGGTAGGCGCTAAGGGCTGACCTCAGCGCCAGAGCACTTGCTTAGTACGCAGGAGGGCCTGGGTACCATCTTCAGCACCatagtaaacaaataaacaacgcTAAAAGAGATGGTGAGAGATAGGCAGTCAGTTTCTCAAAATAAATGGTCCAGACCAAGGAGATCAAATCAGTTTTTTTATCAGTCGAATGAACTGCAGTTCAGTGATAAGAAATTACATAGCATTTAACATGTTTATCCTGATGTTTAAAGGAATTGTTCCTTTTCAACATTTGTgctatttatcatcatcatcaccatcaccatcatcatcaccgcTTTAGCATTTCTATTAGCCTTAGAGGTCTCCAAGAGGAGAACATCTAGGTTGGACTGCGACAGTTCAGGCTGTGTCTTTTGACCCGT is from Meriones unguiculatus strain TT.TT164.6M chromosome 9, Bangor_MerUng_6.1, whole genome shotgun sequence and encodes:
- the LOC110557705 gene encoding olfactory receptor 2T6-like isoform X1 is translated as MDGNKTFPSDFTFVGLFTHSKAPGFLFSVICATFFMAIVANGVMIVLIHIDPQLHTPMYFLLSHLSFIDMMYISTIVPKILIDYIVGKGTISFIACTAQYFLYMGFVGAEFFLLGLMAYDRYVAICNPLRYPVLMSRRVCWLILASSWFGGALDSFLLTPITMSLPFCASHKINHFFCEAPTMLRLACGDKAAYEMVMYICCVVMLLVPFSVVMTSYAQILVTVHQIKSDEGRKKAFATCSSHVTVVTLFYGAALYTYMLPQSYHTPLKDKIFSAFYTILTPLLNPVIYSLRNRDVAGALRRVIARHRGTCSVERK
- the LOC110557705 gene encoding olfactory receptor 2T6-like isoform X2, which encodes MDGNKTFPSDFTFVGLFTHSKAPGFLFSVICATFFMAIVANGVMIVLIHIDPQLHTPMYFLLSHLSFIDMMYISTIVPKILIDYIVGKGTISFIACTAQYFLYMGFVGAEFFLLGLMAYDRYVAICNPLRYPVLMSRRVCWLILASSWFGGALDSFLLTPITMSLPFCASHKINHFFCEAPTMLRLACGDKAAYEMVMYICCVVMLLVPFSVVMTSYAQILVTVHQIKSDEGRKKAFATCSSHVTVVTLFYGAALYTYMLPQSYHTPLKDKIFSAFYTILTPLLNPVIYSLRNRDVAGALRRKRLGKNPAYVQR